The Seleniivibrio woodruffii genome window below encodes:
- a CDS encoding macro domain-containing protein, translating into MTKVSFFDKRVIGSFLKATSVISTILSLVVLFVDIPANNKTIYGWIFLVLLVVIYFIIWFKSNNLNKIDINIEGSDVIIKVGDLFQQEGLKAIAFNEYFDTQVDDQVIAAHSLNGIFINQYLDVSVAEFDEYINTYNLQNNQILGTIQTRSRGKKDRFQIGTICVYEDYLITAFSKFDNKNKARLTMPEYLEFLITFWDNVNNVYAQKSVSTPIFGSGITCIEGHKAISDEELLKIMLWTFRISEMRFKYPAKLSIVIHKDKIDKINLLDIKYANNMM; encoded by the coding sequence ATGACAAAAGTAAGTTTTTTCGATAAGAGGGTTATTGGAAGTTTTCTTAAGGCCACTTCTGTTATAAGTACAATACTGTCGTTGGTTGTTCTTTTTGTTGATATCCCTGCTAATAATAAGACTATTTATGGATGGATTTTTCTTGTGCTATTAGTAGTGATTTATTTTATTATTTGGTTTAAATCGAATAATTTAAATAAGATTGATATTAATATTGAAGGAAGTGATGTGATCATTAAGGTGGGTGATCTTTTCCAGCAAGAAGGATTAAAAGCAATTGCATTCAATGAGTATTTTGATACCCAAGTTGATGATCAAGTAATAGCAGCTCATTCATTAAACGGAATATTCATCAATCAATATCTGGATGTTTCTGTCGCTGAATTTGATGAATATATCAACACATATAACCTTCAGAATAATCAAATATTAGGAACTATTCAAACAAGATCTCGAGGTAAAAAAGATCGTTTTCAAATAGGCACAATTTGCGTATATGAAGACTACTTGATAACAGCATTTTCTAAATTTGATAACAAAAATAAGGCAAGGCTTACAATGCCTGAGTATTTGGAGTTTTTAATTACATTTTGGGATAATGTTAATAATGTTTACGCTCAAAAAAGCGTATCTACTCCAATTTTTGGCTCTGGTATCACATGTATTGAAGGTCATAAGGCCATAAGTGATGAGGAGTTACTCAAAATTATGCTATGGACATTTCGAATTAGTGAGATGAGATTTAAATATCCAGCAAAGCTCAGTATCGTTATTCATAAAGATAAAATTGATAAAATAAATCTTCTTGATATTAAATATGCAAACAATATGATGTGA
- a CDS encoding TIR domain-containing protein, which translates to MAYRNGNYAAFYVAEPFVESTLGAYATKDFLYYQLLRAWKSTDSSFPFNDSHNKTYNVRDDSDWETTLKPRLRERLRNSKNIVLFLSANTVNSRALREEIDYGINNQELPVIVIYPEYATKESLLTNGYLKDSVKSLWDKLPIFRDSMSKVPTLHIHLEKSIIERALNNTNFMLSTKRDADIYIYKS; encoded by the coding sequence ATGGCTTATAGAAATGGAAATTACGCAGCTTTTTACGTCGCCGAACCATTTGTTGAAAGCACACTTGGAGCATATGCAACAAAAGACTTTCTTTATTATCAATTGTTGAGAGCTTGGAAAAGTACGGATTCTTCATTTCCATTTAATGATTCACATAACAAGACATACAACGTCCGAGATGATAGCGATTGGGAAACTACTTTGAAACCAAGGCTAAGAGAACGTCTGAGAAACTCAAAAAATATAGTGCTTTTCCTTAGTGCTAATACCGTAAATTCAAGGGCACTGAGAGAAGAAATTGACTACGGAATTAACAATCAAGAGCTACCGGTTATTGTAATATATCCAGAGTATGCAACTAAAGAGAGTCTTTTGACAAACGGGTATCTGAAAGATAGTGTAAAAAGTCTATGGGATAAGCTTCCTATCTTCAGAGACTCTATGAGTAAAGTTCCTACTCTCCATATTCATCTTGAAAAGAGTATAATTGAGAGAGCATTAAATAATACAAACTTTATGTTATCCACAAAAAGAGATGCAGATATTTATATATACAAATCTTAA
- a CDS encoding tyrosine-type recombinase/integrase — protein MAVMVKCSQCHAKVSLKNSTCKCGNDLKKDKKKLYYIVYTFNGKKVWEHAGHSLKFAKELETKKKNDLIDRKVGQVNKELKNIVFSDFIDNQFTPHYRLKNKAFKSEKSRFKVIKEQLGDILLKSVTEYDIDKFLKYLQLERKISKSTINRYIATVKRMMNYAIELNIIVINPMRHIKQMPVSNERTRYLTNEEVERVLTECRRSRNKNLYYIVQVALKTGMRFSEVLTLKGKNVSLINRSIIIAQHNTKNGKQRFIPINDALYDVLVEYFNQCGSIGDEEKLFKNKSIRGAYENAIKRAEINDFNFHDLRHTFASRLVQKEVGLYTVSELLGHSNITVTKRYAHLNQKNLRDAVEKL, from the coding sequence ATGGCTGTTATGGTTAAATGTTCACAGTGTCATGCAAAGGTATCTTTGAAGAATTCCACATGTAAATGCGGTAATGATCTGAAAAAGGACAAAAAGAAGCTTTACTACATTGTTTATACGTTTAATGGAAAAAAAGTTTGGGAACATGCAGGGCATAGCCTAAAATTTGCGAAAGAACTCGAAACAAAAAAGAAAAACGATCTTATTGACAGAAAGGTTGGGCAAGTCAATAAAGAACTTAAAAATATAGTCTTCAGTGACTTTATTGATAATCAATTCACACCTCACTACAGGCTGAAAAATAAAGCGTTTAAATCGGAAAAAAGCCGCTTTAAAGTTATTAAAGAACAATTAGGGGATATCCTGCTTAAAAGTGTAACTGAATATGATATTGATAAATTTCTTAAATATCTCCAACTGGAACGTAAAATCTCCAAGAGTACTATTAACAGGTATATTGCCACGGTTAAGCGGATGATGAACTATGCTATTGAGCTGAATATTATCGTAATTAACCCAATGAGACATATAAAACAGATGCCTGTTTCTAATGAGCGCACAAGATATTTGACAAATGAAGAGGTCGAAAGAGTGCTTACGGAATGCAGGAGAAGCAGAAATAAAAATTTATACTACATTGTCCAAGTTGCGTTGAAAACAGGAATGAGGTTCTCAGAAGTACTTACTCTGAAAGGTAAAAATGTGAGTTTGATAAATAGATCTATAATCATTGCTCAGCACAATACAAAAAATGGTAAGCAAAGATTTATCCCTATTAATGATGCCTTATATGACGTTCTGGTGGAATATTTTAATCAATGTGGCAGTATTGGAGACGAAGAGAAACTTTTTAAAAATAAAAGCATTCGTGGCGCATATGAAAATGCAATTAAAAGAGCAGAGATAAACGATTTTAATTTTCATGATCTCAGACACACTTTCGCCAGCCGTTTAGTCCAAAAAGAAGTCGGTCTTTATACCGTCTCAGAGCTTCTTGGCCATAGCAACATCACAGTTACAAAACGCTATGCCCACCTCAATCAGAAAAACCTTCGTGATGCCGTCGAAAAGCTTTAA
- a CDS encoding sensor histidine kinase, which translates to MFILFTGDYMIQKSLRQQYISLQQAQVYSKMGELRAKLEYEVTSSMLLIQSMASYISIYPDLTTADFNRFAKELFERNAHLKNITASPDFVFKYVYPLEGNEALLGKNYRNIPGQWERAKMAAETGKVVLAGPVDLIQGGKGLVGRVPVYNDKGVFWGLVSSILNFNLMMESISKANSTNPIKFALKGYDVFGNKEDIIYGEPELFSKTDVINMSISIPSGKWRMVAEPVNGWAVSHPHALYVHLITLAMMLLAFYLTVGRIKNMNQMKAARTHEEQIKKQLEQLNSELQDRVKQEVEKNRQHVEMIAEQQRFADMGQMINAIAHQWRQPLNNIRLVMQMLDDMDSGEDYGKTREELYEQHSELVDYMSKTIDDFRNFFSAGKQKQIFSLDYEVARTLRLVQPQLSHYNIRTIQNCSYENNPDDPSDMYFGFMSELRQVLLNIINNAKDALLSVENDARRIVINIDKKDNNYYLSIFNNGPAIPEDILKKIFVAYFTTKQEKHGSGIGLYMSRTIIENHFNGTLHAENTPDGVIFYIIFPENSPPATLPQN; encoded by the coding sequence ATGTTTATTCTTTTCACTGGTGACTACATGATCCAGAAAAGTCTTCGCCAACAATATATTTCTTTGCAGCAGGCTCAGGTTTATTCAAAGATGGGTGAACTGCGAGCCAAGCTCGAATATGAAGTCACCAGCAGTATGCTTCTGATACAATCCATGGCATCATACATTTCCATATACCCTGACCTTACGACAGCGGATTTCAATAGATTTGCAAAAGAGTTATTTGAAAGAAACGCACATTTAAAAAATATTACTGCGTCGCCTGATTTTGTATTCAAATATGTTTATCCTCTGGAAGGAAATGAGGCACTTCTTGGAAAGAATTATAGAAATATTCCGGGGCAGTGGGAAAGAGCAAAGATGGCGGCGGAAACAGGAAAAGTTGTTCTGGCCGGACCAGTGGATCTGATTCAGGGCGGAAAAGGACTGGTAGGCAGAGTACCTGTGTACAATGATAAGGGTGTATTCTGGGGACTGGTTTCCTCTATATTAAATTTCAACCTTATGATGGAATCCATCAGCAAGGCTAATTCCACTAATCCCATCAAATTTGCTTTGAAAGGTTATGATGTATTTGGCAACAAAGAAGATATCATCTATGGTGAACCGGAACTTTTCAGCAAAACCGATGTTATCAATATGAGCATCAGCATCCCCAGCGGCAAATGGAGAATGGTTGCAGAACCCGTTAACGGCTGGGCTGTTTCACATCCGCATGCTCTGTATGTTCATTTAATAACTTTGGCCATGATGCTGCTTGCGTTCTATCTGACTGTCGGCAGAATAAAGAATATGAACCAAATGAAAGCTGCCCGTACCCACGAGGAACAGATCAAAAAGCAGTTGGAACAGCTCAACAGCGAACTTCAGGACAGGGTTAAACAGGAAGTGGAAAAAAACAGGCAGCATGTGGAAATGATAGCCGAACAGCAACGGTTTGCAGATATGGGACAGATGATAAATGCTATTGCTCACCAATGGAGACAACCCCTGAACAATATCAGGCTTGTTATGCAGATGCTTGATGATATGGACAGCGGCGAAGACTATGGAAAGACACGTGAAGAACTGTATGAACAGCATTCTGAGCTGGTAGACTACATGTCAAAAACCATTGACGATTTCAGAAACTTTTTTTCTGCGGGTAAGCAGAAGCAGATTTTTTCTCTGGATTACGAGGTCGCCAGAACCCTAAGGCTGGTTCAACCGCAGCTTAGCCATTACAACATAAGAACGATACAGAATTGCAGTTACGAAAATAACCCTGATGACCCGAGCGATATGTATTTCGGTTTCATGTCAGAGCTGAGACAGGTTCTTCTGAATATTATTAACAATGCGAAAGATGCTCTTTTAAGCGTTGAAAATGATGCAAGAAGGATAGTCATCAATATCGACAAAAAAGATAATAACTACTATTTATCAATCTTTAACAACGGGCCGGCAATCCCTGAGGATATCCTGAAAAAGATTTTTGTGGCTTATTTTACGACAAAACAGGAAAAGCACGGTTCCGGTATAGGGCTTTATATGTCACGCACTATCATCGAAAACCATTTCAACGGTACTCTGCACGCCGAAAACACACCGGACGGCGTTATTTTTTACATAATATTCCCGGAGAATTCGCCCCCCGCAACTTTACCTCAAAACTGA
- a CDS encoding UbiD family decarboxylase, which yields MGYRTLKHCLDDLERHGQLKRIDAEIDPCLEMGVIQRKVYEAGGPALLFTNVKGCRFPMAGNIFGTMERTRFIFRDTLASIEAMVKAKTDPAYLFRNPSKLLKLPAAGLNILPKTVSSAPVMKNRIALKDLPQLVGWQKDGGAFITLPQVYSESPVKGGFRNSNLGMYRVQISGNDYAPDEAGLHYQLHRGLGIHHTEALAKGERLYVNVFIGGAPSMTIAAVMPLPEGMPEISFAGALGGHRIPFFRPEQGTAVYAEADFVICGYIDGTLKPEGPFGDHVGYYSLKHDFPVMKVTGVFHRDGAIFPFTTVGRPPQEDTSFGNFIHELTGELIPDVLPGVKAVHAVDPAGVHPLLFAIGSERYTPYQKQDEPKEILTQANAILGQGQLSLAKYLFITNHADNPALDIHDAEEFFTHVLERADWRRDLHFQTSVTIDTLDYTGHGLNKGSKLTVAACGEKKRTLPDRLPENINLPDGFDAPRVVMNGVLAVRAPKHTAPRGEYDPAMIRFCESFEADNPVNGFPLIVLVDDSDFTAANINNFLWVTFTRSNPATDVYGIGAFTHAKHFGCTGSMVIDARVKAYHPEAMEMDEEVIKKVENMAVRGGALEGFF from the coding sequence ATGGGATACAGAACACTGAAACACTGTCTGGACGACCTTGAAAGACACGGACAGCTCAAAAGAATAGATGCTGAGATAGACCCCTGTCTTGAGATGGGAGTCATTCAGAGAAAAGTTTATGAAGCGGGCGGCCCCGCACTGCTCTTTACCAACGTAAAGGGATGCAGATTTCCCATGGCCGGAAACATATTCGGAACAATGGAGCGCACCAGGTTCATATTCAGAGACACTCTTGCGTCCATCGAAGCTATGGTTAAGGCAAAGACCGACCCCGCATATCTGTTCAGAAATCCTTCGAAACTGCTGAAACTTCCGGCGGCCGGGCTGAATATTCTGCCTAAGACGGTGAGCAGTGCGCCTGTTATGAAAAACCGCATCGCTCTGAAAGACCTGCCTCAGCTTGTGGGCTGGCAGAAGGACGGCGGGGCGTTCATAACCCTTCCGCAGGTCTATTCCGAATCACCCGTCAAGGGCGGGTTCAGAAACAGCAACCTCGGCATGTACCGTGTACAGATATCCGGCAACGACTATGCGCCGGATGAGGCAGGACTGCACTATCAGCTCCACAGAGGGCTTGGGATACATCACACCGAGGCACTGGCCAAAGGTGAGAGGCTTTATGTCAACGTCTTCATCGGCGGTGCGCCCTCAATGACAATTGCCGCTGTTATGCCTCTTCCTGAAGGCATGCCCGAAATATCTTTTGCGGGAGCACTGGGCGGACATCGCATACCTTTTTTCAGACCGGAGCAGGGCACAGCTGTCTATGCTGAGGCGGACTTTGTTATCTGCGGATACATAGACGGAACTCTGAAACCCGAAGGACCTTTCGGCGACCATGTGGGCTATTACAGCCTTAAACACGATTTTCCCGTGATGAAGGTCACCGGAGTTTTCCACAGGGACGGAGCGATTTTCCCCTTCACCACCGTGGGCAGACCTCCGCAGGAAGATACCAGCTTCGGCAATTTCATCCACGAGCTCACAGGCGAGCTTATCCCTGACGTTCTGCCGGGCGTGAAGGCTGTTCATGCGGTAGACCCCGCTGGGGTGCACCCTCTGCTGTTCGCCATCGGCTCGGAACGCTACACTCCGTACCAGAAGCAGGACGAACCGAAAGAGATACTCACTCAGGCCAACGCTATTCTGGGGCAGGGTCAGCTCTCCCTTGCGAAATATCTTTTTATTACGAACCATGCGGATAATCCCGCACTGGATATACATGACGCTGAAGAATTTTTTACCCATGTACTTGAGCGGGCTGACTGGCGCAGAGACCTGCATTTCCAGACCTCTGTGACCATAGATACGCTGGATTATACGGGGCACGGCCTGAACAAAGGGTCGAAGCTCACCGTGGCAGCCTGCGGAGAGAAAAAACGCACACTGCCCGACAGACTGCCTGAGAATATAAACCTGCCTGACGGTTTTGATGCTCCGAGGGTTGTCATGAACGGTGTTCTTGCCGTCCGTGCGCCGAAACACACTGCCCCCAGAGGGGAGTACGATCCTGCGATGATAAGATTCTGCGAATCTTTTGAGGCGGATAACCCTGTGAACGGTTTTCCGCTGATTGTGCTTGTGGACGACAGTGATTTTACGGCGGCAAATATAAATAATTTCCTCTGGGTAACGTTCACCCGCTCCAACCCGGCAACCGATGTCTACGGCATAGGGGCATTCACACATGCCAAACATTTCGGGTGTACAGGTTCAATGGTCATCGATGCCAGAGTGAAGGCATACCATCCCGAAGCGATGGAGATGGACGAAGAAGTAATTAAGAAGGTCGAAAACATGGCCGTCAGGGGCGGTGCACTTGAAGGGTTTTTCTGA
- a CDS encoding Mrp/NBP35 family ATP-binding protein, which yields MSDCNSNSSCSSCSSAAGCNTDEKKQHARKRLDDRLSKIKYKIMVMSGKGGVGKSTVSVSLASALHSLGYSVGILDADIHGPNIPKMFGLAQKGVQSGENGLVPFEAVDGLKVMSVGFLLENDSDAIIWRAPVKHGMIEQFISDVDWGDLDFIIIDLPPGTGDEPLSVAHTIGAVDGAVIVTTPQEVALLDSRKSVTFAHKLKIPVLGIVENMSGLVCPHCSGTVDLFKTGGGERMATEMEVNFLGRVPIDPMVVIQGDTGKPYVLEVKDTPTANAFKEIALNVAKQTIAK from the coding sequence ATGAGTGACTGCAACTCAAACAGCTCCTGTTCTTCCTGCTCCTCGGCGGCGGGATGCAACACGGACGAGAAAAAACAGCATGCCAGAAAGCGGCTTGATGACAGGCTGTCGAAGATTAAATACAAGATAATGGTAATGAGCGGCAAGGGCGGTGTGGGTAAATCCACAGTAAGCGTGAGCCTCGCTTCCGCTCTGCATTCTCTGGGCTACAGCGTGGGTATCCTTGATGCCGACATCCACGGACCCAACATCCCCAAAATGTTCGGTCTGGCTCAGAAGGGTGTTCAGTCCGGCGAGAACGGACTCGTTCCCTTTGAGGCAGTGGACGGCCTTAAAGTCATGTCCGTCGGCTTCCTTCTGGAGAACGACAGCGATGCGATAATCTGGCGTGCACCCGTTAAACACGGAATGATCGAACAGTTCATCTCAGACGTTGACTGGGGCGATCTTGACTTCATCATTATCGACCTGCCCCCCGGCACAGGCGACGAGCCTCTCAGCGTTGCGCACACCATCGGTGCTGTTGACGGCGCTGTGATAGTTACAACTCCTCAGGAAGTTGCACTGCTTGATTCCAGAAAATCCGTGACCTTTGCCCATAAGCTGAAAATCCCGGTGCTGGGAATCGTGGAGAACATGAGCGGACTTGTCTGCCCCCATTGCAGCGGCACTGTCGACCTGTTCAAAACAGGTGGCGGCGAGCGCATGGCAACGGAGATGGAGGTTAATTTCCTCGGCAGAGTGCCCATAGACCCCATGGTGGTCATTCAGGGAGACACCGGAAAGCCTTATGTGCTTGAGGTGAAAGACACCCCCACGGCAAACGCTTTCAAAGAGATAGCTCTCAACGTTGCCAAACAGACAATAGCGAAATAA
- a CDS encoding response regulator — translation MNEEYNKDVELLKNLSVMHVEDDTSVRESLMRFLKRRFDTIYSAKDGAEGLEMYREHRPDIIITDIQMPVMDGIEMSRRILDENPSAVIVITTAFNEKPYIDKAAEIGIFEYLKKPVVKEDLTLTLRKCAERLGR, via the coding sequence ATGAACGAAGAATACAACAAAGACGTTGAGTTATTGAAGAATCTTTCTGTGATGCATGTTGAGGATGACACAAGCGTCAGAGAGAGCCTTATGCGTTTTCTGAAGAGACGTTTCGACACCATCTACTCCGCAAAGGACGGCGCAGAAGGCCTTGAGATGTACAGAGAACACCGACCCGACATAATCATAACAGACATTCAGATGCCTGTTATGGACGGAATAGAGATGTCCAGAAGGATACTCGATGAAAACCCCTCAGCAGTGATAGTCATTACCACTGCATTCAATGAAAAACCCTACATTGACAAGGCAGCGGAGATAGGCATTTTCGAATATCTCAAAAAGCCCGTTGTTAAGGAAGATCTTACCCTGACGCTCCGCAAATGTGCGGAACGCCTCGGCAGATAG
- the thiD gene encoding bifunctional hydroxymethylpyrimidine kinase/phosphomethylpyrimidine kinase, translated as MRKALTIAGSDSGGGAGIQADIKSMSANGVFAMSVITAVTAQNTTGVQGYVDIPLEYIEMQIDSIVTDLRPDALKTGMLSNPDTVALVAYKIAKYHLEKVVVDPVMVAKGGSPLLQQEAVNNMKNLLFPLADIITPNIPEAEYITGKKIVSGADMKDVCLELADYGVRSVLLKGGHLGGEEATDLFFDGTDFHTFTSKRIATKNTHGTGCTMASAIAAGMAKGLSVYDSVDAAKKYIQKAIEGADALKIGSGHGPVDHFWMMR; from the coding sequence GTGAGAAAAGCACTTACAATAGCAGGTTCGGATTCAGGCGGCGGAGCGGGCATTCAGGCGGATATCAAATCCATGAGCGCGAACGGCGTGTTCGCCATGAGCGTTATCACTGCGGTGACTGCTCAGAACACCACAGGCGTTCAGGGATATGTGGATATCCCGCTGGAATACATTGAAATGCAGATAGATTCCATCGTCACCGACTTAAGACCCGATGCCCTGAAAACCGGAATGCTCTCAAACCCCGACACTGTGGCTCTGGTGGCATACAAAATTGCGAAATATCATCTGGAAAAGGTCGTTGTCGACCCTGTTATGGTTGCAAAGGGCGGTTCGCCCCTTCTTCAGCAGGAGGCGGTGAACAACATGAAAAACCTGCTGTTCCCTCTGGCGGACATAATCACGCCTAACATTCCCGAGGCTGAATACATAACCGGAAAAAAGATTGTCAGCGGAGCGGACATGAAGGATGTGTGTCTGGAGCTGGCTGATTACGGAGTGCGCAGCGTTCTTTTGAAGGGCGGACATCTGGGCGGCGAAGAGGCCACAGACCTGTTCTTTGACGGAACGGATTTTCACACATTCACTTCAAAACGCATAGCTACTAAAAACACCCACGGCACAGGATGCACCATGGCCAGCGCAATTGCCGCCGGAATGGCAAAGGGGCTTTCGGTCTACGACAGTGTCGATGCGGCAAAAAAATATATACAGAAAGCCATTGAGGGTGCGGACGCACTGAAGATAGGTTCAGGTCACGGGCCGGTGGATCATTTCTGGATGATGCGGTAG